Proteins from a genomic interval of Paenibacillus sp. FSL R5-0623:
- a CDS encoding 4-hydroxyphenylacetate 3-hydroxylase N-terminal domain-containing protein: MSITMSRGQAYIQRLNDERNVWLDGERIQVTGHQAFQGTLQTIEGLFNLVDDPETRETVAYWDEQTGSYVHRSFLVPRSVLDVNSRADAFRLWADRTYGVMSRLSDYARSRLTGWYATRHEMTSHDPTFADKISDYFAQAKRNDAFLTIVQRDPQINRSLPVGEDEDAMLRIVKRNTEGVVIRGAKMVATAAPYADDIIAYPVQRIPGHLPELAHMVIVAADSPGLHMMCRESFATKDTDKSHPLSAQYDEMDSVLFFDDVFVPWERVLLHNNPEAVWQIRCNTASASLAYHQSVIRLHSKLEFITAVTSSIAKEIGVDSFLNVQEQLGELISQIQTIEGLIIAAEAQSKPDAFGNWLPEFKYIETARNLGNRYYPRAVEILKTIAAGGLMQIPSGTFEMNEMMGSMIGKYLGGVTMQAPEKIRLFQLAWELTGSPLGARHDLYERFYAGDPVRNRANQYVQYDKERLFGKVKPWLRSLKD, from the coding sequence ATGAGTATCACGATGTCTCGTGGACAAGCTTACATTCAACGTTTGAATGATGAGCGGAATGTATGGCTGGACGGAGAGCGTATCCAGGTAACTGGGCATCAGGCCTTTCAGGGAACACTTCAAACCATAGAAGGATTGTTCAATCTGGTAGATGACCCGGAGACAAGGGAAACCGTGGCCTATTGGGATGAACAGACGGGAAGTTACGTGCATCGCTCTTTTCTTGTGCCTCGTTCAGTTCTTGACGTGAACAGCAGGGCGGATGCTTTTCGGTTATGGGCCGATCGGACGTATGGGGTGATGAGCCGACTGTCTGATTATGCCCGATCCCGCCTGACGGGTTGGTATGCAACACGACATGAGATGACATCACATGACCCGACATTTGCAGACAAAATATCGGATTATTTTGCACAAGCCAAACGAAACGATGCATTCCTGACAATTGTCCAGCGCGACCCGCAGATTAATCGGTCCTTGCCTGTTGGTGAAGATGAGGATGCCATGCTGCGAATTGTCAAAAGGAATACAGAGGGCGTTGTGATCCGCGGGGCCAAAATGGTGGCAACAGCTGCGCCTTATGCCGATGATATCATTGCTTATCCCGTTCAACGAATTCCAGGCCACCTGCCAGAGCTGGCCCATATGGTCATTGTAGCCGCGGACAGTCCGGGCTTGCACATGATGTGTCGTGAATCTTTTGCCACAAAAGATACAGATAAATCACATCCACTCAGTGCGCAGTATGATGAGATGGATTCTGTATTATTTTTTGACGATGTATTTGTGCCCTGGGAACGTGTATTACTGCACAATAACCCTGAAGCCGTATGGCAGATTCGCTGCAATACAGCTTCGGCCAGTCTGGCCTACCATCAGAGTGTCATTCGATTACACTCGAAACTGGAATTTATTACAGCCGTGACCTCATCCATTGCCAAGGAGATTGGGGTGGACTCTTTCCTGAATGTGCAGGAACAACTCGGAGAGCTGATCAGTCAGATACAGACCATCGAGGGACTGATTATTGCTGCTGAAGCACAGTCCAAACCGGACGCATTTGGCAACTGGCTGCCGGAATTCAAATATATTGAAACCGCACGTAATCTGGGCAATCGCTATTACCCCCGCGCGGTGGAGATTTTGAAGACCATTGCTGCGGGTGGTCTGATGCAGATTCCTTCGGGTACGTTTGAAATGAATGAAATGATGGGTTCCATGATAGGCAAATATCTTGGTGGAGTAACGATGCAAGCCCCGGAGAAGATTCGGCTCTTTCAACTCGCATGGGAGCTGACCGGAAGTCCACTCGGAGCAAGGCATGATCTATATGAACGTTTCTACGCGGGTGATCCGGTGCGCAATCGGGCGAACCAATATGTGCAGTATGACAAGGAACGTTTATTCGGAAAAGTGAAGCCGTGGCTACGCTCGCTTAAGGACTGA
- a CDS encoding AraC family transcriptional regulator yields MITYMFKNNHFQELQLLHYGTEACTPGHHFGPAMRDYYKIHYILNGKGTFEVGGKTYTLHKGQGFLIVPHSVVHYEADQDDPWEYSWVAFQGSNSSSFLQQACLSEYHPIFELGNEDDEMRSCLHRMINSRNTHKGWEISMTGLLYQFFSILIDQANSEHIQPMPDYSKETYVTQVMDFIEMNYANVITVQSIAAHVGLQRSYLCSLFKDQMGSSIQSYLVHYRMRRAAELTLDPGLTIGDIARSVGYTDQLLFSKMFKKVMGEAPTYYRKHKTAPSQLSC; encoded by the coding sequence TTGATTACGTATATGTTCAAAAACAATCATTTTCAGGAGCTTCAGCTCCTTCATTATGGAACCGAAGCCTGTACACCAGGTCACCACTTTGGCCCTGCCATGAGAGACTATTATAAAATTCATTATATTTTGAATGGCAAAGGTACCTTCGAAGTTGGTGGCAAAACGTATACCCTGCACAAAGGGCAAGGATTTCTGATCGTTCCGCATTCCGTCGTGCATTACGAAGCAGATCAGGATGATCCATGGGAGTACAGCTGGGTTGCTTTTCAAGGCAGCAATAGTTCTTCCTTTTTACAGCAAGCCTGTCTGTCAGAGTATCACCCAATTTTTGAGCTGGGTAATGAGGATGACGAGATGCGATCCTGCCTGCACCGAATGATCAATTCCCGCAATACTCACAAAGGCTGGGAGATTAGCATGACGGGTTTGCTGTATCAATTCTTCTCCATTTTAATTGATCAGGCTAATTCAGAGCATATTCAACCCATGCCGGATTATTCGAAGGAAACGTATGTAACACAGGTAATGGACTTCATTGAAATGAACTATGCCAATGTCATTACCGTGCAATCCATCGCGGCCCATGTCGGTTTGCAGCGCAGTTACCTGTGTTCTCTCTTCAAAGACCAGATGGGGAGCAGCATTCAGTCGTATCTGGTCCATTACCGGATGCGCAGGGCAGCCGAATTGACCCTTGATCCCGGTCTGACCATTGGTGATATTGCCCGCTCGGTGGGCTACACGGATCAATTGCTTTTCTCCAAAATGTTCAAAAAAGTGATGGGCGAAGCGCCCACCTACTACCGCAAACATAAAACAGCACCCTCCCAGTTAAGTTGCTAA
- a CDS encoding aldo/keto reductase → MPYTASEQRYDEMKYVRSGKSGIRLPQIALGLWQNFGGNRTLDIQEEMILRAFDLGINHFDLANNYGPPPGSAEENFGVIYKKHMRPYRDELLISSKAGYHMWSGPYGEWGSRKNLIASLDQSLGRMGLDYVDIFYHHRPDPDTPLEETMSALDHIVRQGKALYVGLSNYNAEQTQEAVTILRRLGTPCLVHQPNYSMLNRWIEDGLQNVLDEQGVGSIAFCPLGRGQLTNKYVDKIKEERANPTGNLKKEAYTDERIAKFDALQAVAERRGQTISQLALNWILRGNRVTSALIGASRVSQIEENVAALQAPDLTTEELNEIESILDGMGNYPW, encoded by the coding sequence ATGCCCTATACTGCGAGTGAACAACGATATGATGAGATGAAATATGTGCGCTCAGGCAAATCAGGAATCAGACTGCCGCAAATTGCGCTGGGATTATGGCAGAACTTTGGTGGTAACCGTACATTGGATATCCAGGAAGAGATGATTTTGCGTGCCTTTGACCTCGGAATTAACCATTTCGATCTGGCGAATAACTATGGTCCACCTCCAGGATCAGCGGAAGAGAACTTTGGCGTGATTTACAAAAAACATATGCGTCCTTACCGGGATGAGCTGCTTATCTCATCGAAGGCAGGTTACCATATGTGGAGTGGACCTTACGGCGAGTGGGGCTCCCGCAAAAACCTGATTGCCAGTCTGGATCAAAGTCTTGGTCGGATGGGGCTGGACTATGTGGACATTTTCTATCATCACCGTCCGGATCCGGACACGCCATTGGAAGAAACGATGTCTGCGCTGGATCATATCGTGCGGCAAGGTAAGGCACTGTATGTGGGCTTATCCAATTATAATGCAGAACAGACGCAAGAAGCGGTAACCATTCTTCGTCGTCTAGGTACGCCATGTCTGGTTCATCAGCCAAACTACTCGATGCTGAATCGCTGGATTGAAGACGGTTTGCAGAATGTACTGGATGAGCAGGGCGTAGGTTCCATTGCGTTCTGTCCACTTGGCCGCGGTCAGTTAACGAATAAATATGTCGACAAGATCAAGGAAGAACGAGCCAATCCAACAGGCAATTTGAAAAAAGAAGCTTACACGGACGAACGGATTGCCAAATTCGATGCACTTCAGGCGGTTGCTGAGCGAAGAGGGCAGACGATCTCCCAACTGGCTCTGAACTGGATTTTGCGTGGTAACCGTGTAACTTCTGCATTGATTGGAGCAAGCCGTGTGTCCCAGATTGAAGAAAACGTCGCTGCGCTCCAAGCACCGGATCTGACAACGGAAGAGTTGAATGAGATCGAAAGCATTTTGGACGGCATGGGTAATTATCCGTGGTAA
- a CDS encoding aminopeptidase has protein sequence MSQFEQTFEKSLEQYAELVVKVGVNIQKGQDLLVTAPIETLEFTRLIVQKAYAAGANYVQVDFDDDKITRSRFEHGSNDSFDYYPAWKADMMEKFAEAGGATLTIKVPDPELYNGIDSDSVSRATKAAAHARRGYAKYTRNHEISWCLIKAPTKAWANKVFADIPEEDRISVMWETIFKMNRVDGGDAVQNWREHLDTLNTMSDLLNKKNYKSLHYRAPGTDLKIELVHNHIWGGGGSENKQGVYTVANMPTEEVFTMPKRSGVNGYVSSTMPLNLNGQLVDQMRITFKDGQVVAFTAASGEEHLKNLFATDEGARYLGEVALVPHDSPISNLNRIFYNTGIDENASCHLAVGSAYPFNMKDGTTMSNEELLKHECNVSLTHVDFMIGSAELDIDGELQDGTIEPVFRKGNWAF, from the coding sequence ATGAGTCAATTTGAACAAACCTTTGAAAAGTCATTGGAACAATACGCAGAGCTGGTTGTTAAAGTTGGCGTGAATATTCAAAAAGGACAGGATCTGCTCGTCACTGCTCCCATCGAAACGCTTGAATTCACACGTCTGATTGTGCAAAAAGCCTATGCGGCTGGTGCAAACTATGTACAAGTAGACTTTGATGACGACAAAATTACCCGCAGTCGTTTTGAACATGGCTCCAATGACAGCTTTGACTACTATCCAGCCTGGAAAGCGGATATGATGGAGAAGTTTGCGGAAGCAGGCGGCGCTACCTTGACGATCAAAGTTCCAGATCCTGAACTGTATAACGGAATTGACTCCGACAGCGTTTCCCGTGCTACTAAGGCAGCTGCACACGCACGTCGCGGATATGCCAAATACACACGCAACCATGAAATTAGCTGGTGTCTGATCAAAGCACCGACCAAGGCTTGGGCGAACAAAGTATTTGCTGACATCCCGGAAGAAGACCGAATCAGCGTGATGTGGGAAACCATCTTCAAAATGAACCGTGTAGATGGCGGAGACGCCGTACAAAATTGGAGAGAACATCTGGATACCTTGAATACCATGAGTGATCTCCTGAACAAAAAGAACTATAAGAGCTTACATTACCGTGCGCCAGGTACAGACCTCAAAATTGAACTGGTCCATAACCATATATGGGGTGGCGGTGGTAGCGAAAATAAACAAGGCGTGTATACGGTCGCCAATATGCCAACTGAAGAAGTATTCACCATGCCTAAGCGCAGCGGAGTGAATGGATATGTCAGCAGCACCATGCCTTTGAACTTGAACGGGCAGCTGGTAGACCAGATGAGAATCACATTCAAGGATGGACAGGTTGTAGCGTTTACGGCAGCATCCGGTGAAGAGCATCTGAAGAACCTGTTTGCCACCGATGAAGGTGCACGTTATCTGGGTGAGGTCGCACTTGTACCACATGACTCCCCAATCTCCAACCTGAATCGTATTTTCTACAATACGGGTATTGACGAAAATGCATCCTGCCATTTGGCTGTGGGAAGTGCGTATCCATTCAACATGAAAGATGGCACAACGATGTCTAACGAAGAGTTGCTGAAGCATGAGTGCAATGTGAGTTTGACTCACGTCGATTTCATGATTGGTTCCGCTGAACTGGATATCGATGGTGAGTTACAAGACGGTACAATCGAGCCGGTATTCCGTAAAGGCAACTGGGCATTTTAA
- a CDS encoding GyrI-like domain-containing protein has product MEMVIENLPSYRIAYVRQVGPYGPANAQAMNTLKQWADKNQLLHESATLLGIPQDDPATTPPEKCRYDACIVITESERLEDEFVEIGELSGGDYLICKVKHTAEAIQQAWNMIIPHLQTSGYRMDNKPVIERYRWELLNQHYCEICVPVRPV; this is encoded by the coding sequence ATGGAAATGGTTATCGAAAACCTTCCGTCATACCGTATCGCCTATGTTCGACAAGTCGGTCCTTACGGTCCCGCTAATGCTCAAGCGATGAATACGCTGAAACAATGGGCAGACAAAAATCAATTGCTTCATGAATCAGCAACATTACTGGGTATACCCCAAGATGACCCAGCTACCACACCGCCCGAGAAATGTAGATATGATGCCTGTATTGTTATCACTGAATCTGAACGTCTGGAAGATGAGTTTGTTGAGATTGGCGAGTTATCAGGGGGAGATTATCTCATCTGTAAAGTGAAGCACACGGCAGAAGCTATTCAGCAGGCATGGAATATGATCATCCCTCATTTACAAACAAGTGGTTATCGGATGGACAACAAGCCGGTTATAGAAAGATATCGTTGGGAACTGCTTAATCAGCATTATTGTGAAATATGTGTGCCTGTAAGACCCGTGTAA
- a CDS encoding HAMP domain-containing sensor histidine kinase: MKRPWKAREKRLLQTSLTLDFLLFNFFLLLLVLIVYLMVSLDVVDFRISDQVVDPDLNVEAHVYVAELENEFYSDGGSVSKGKDTEIQRLKDSGGWIEILDANRNVIHHVGDKQDAFTQYSEADLYDGLENRSDQEYYYSITPLSTEGAAAYVLLKIPRDLVSIRINDNQLITNLKHPLSFYIMIGIGLVLLLIFVYSYWVARRIKKPLSILSSGLTQMIQGNYSTRMSISAEREFVQIGETFNYMADVIENTSAEKRYAEESKQRLIVDLSHDLKTPITSIQGYAQALVEGRGEDKDRQQRYLGYIYNKSVQVARMIQNMLELLKVDSPDFHMQIERREIGEFVREIMADTYGEIEQKQFVLHVLVPEEEIYARYDPELLSRVIQNLITNALSYNPLGTELRVELIPLDTHVVIEVADTGVGIPQELWSTIFDPFVRGDEARTATGGTGLGLSIARRNTEKMGGRLILSGRGRETTVFTIQIPN; this comes from the coding sequence TTGAAGCGCCCATGGAAAGCTAGAGAAAAGCGACTGTTACAGACATCCCTGACACTGGACTTCTTGCTGTTCAACTTCTTTTTGCTGTTACTGGTTTTGATCGTGTACCTTATGGTTTCACTGGATGTCGTGGATTTTCGCATTTCGGATCAGGTGGTTGATCCAGATCTGAATGTTGAAGCCCACGTGTATGTAGCAGAGCTGGAGAACGAATTTTATTCCGATGGAGGTTCGGTGTCGAAAGGCAAAGACACAGAGATTCAACGTCTCAAGGATAGCGGCGGCTGGATTGAAATTCTGGATGCCAATCGCAACGTCATTCATCATGTGGGTGACAAGCAAGATGCGTTCACGCAATACAGTGAAGCCGATCTGTATGATGGACTGGAAAATCGGAGTGACCAGGAATACTATTATTCGATCACTCCTCTCTCCACAGAAGGAGCGGCAGCGTATGTATTGCTCAAAATCCCGCGTGATCTGGTCAGCATAAGAATTAATGATAACCAGTTGATTACCAATCTGAAGCATCCATTATCCTTTTACATTATGATTGGCATCGGTTTGGTTTTATTGTTGATCTTTGTCTATAGCTATTGGGTCGCACGGAGAATCAAAAAACCACTCAGCATCCTCTCCTCGGGTCTTACGCAGATGATACAGGGGAATTATAGTACACGGATGTCGATCTCGGCCGAGAGAGAATTTGTCCAGATTGGTGAGACCTTTAACTACATGGCGGACGTCATTGAGAACACCTCTGCAGAGAAACGTTATGCGGAAGAGAGCAAGCAGCGACTGATTGTAGACTTATCCCATGATCTGAAGACACCGATAACATCTATACAGGGATATGCTCAGGCTTTGGTGGAAGGACGTGGAGAGGACAAGGACAGGCAGCAAAGATATCTGGGATACATCTATAACAAATCTGTTCAAGTTGCACGCATGATACAGAATATGCTGGAGCTGCTCAAGGTGGATTCGCCTGATTTCCACATGCAGATTGAGAGAAGAGAAATTGGAGAGTTCGTGCGCGAGATTATGGCAGATACGTATGGGGAGATTGAGCAGAAACAGTTTGTCCTTCATGTGCTTGTTCCTGAGGAAGAGATCTACGCAAGGTATGATCCGGAGCTGCTATCCAGAGTCATTCAGAATCTAATCACCAATGCCTTATCGTATAATCCGCTCGGGACAGAACTGCGTGTGGAACTCATTCCGCTGGATACCCATGTGGTGATTGAAGTGGCAGATACCGGGGTGGGCATACCCCAAGAACTGTGGTCAACGATCTTTGACCCGTTTGTACGAGGGGATGAGGCGCGCACAGCGACAGGAGGTACGGGACTGGGATTGTCCATCGCACGGCGTAATACGGAGAAAATGGGCGGGCGGTTGATCCTTTCCGGGCGTGGACGTGAGACCACCGTGTTTACCATCCAGATTCCAAATTAA
- a CDS encoding Asp23/Gls24 family envelope stress response protein — protein MSEIIEKPYNEPEYIAPQSVQMGTIHISNDVLSKIVGMAAQSTNGVSSMSVGLTEGIAKSISGKSLQKGIDVHVKDDQATIQLRINIQYGNKMHEVCRELQHNVQQAVEQLAGVMVNEIKVQVVGISMQETV, from the coding sequence ATGTCTGAAATTATAGAAAAACCATATAACGAACCTGAATATATTGCACCTCAATCTGTTCAAATGGGTACCATTCACATCTCGAACGATGTGCTGTCCAAGATTGTGGGGATGGCCGCGCAGAGCACGAATGGCGTATCCTCCATGTCTGTGGGGCTGACTGAAGGGATTGCCAAGAGCATCAGCGGCAAGAGTCTGCAAAAAGGGATTGATGTGCATGTCAAAGACGATCAGGCGACCATCCAGCTGCGCATTAACATTCAATATGGCAACAAGATGCATGAGGTATGCCGTGAACTTCAACATAATGTTCAACAGGCCGTGGAGCAATTAGCGGGTGTTATGGTCAATGAAATTAAAGTGCAAGTCGTCGGCATATCCATGCAGGAGACGGTATAA
- a CDS encoding AI-2E family transporter → MLKTNSFVRFSIALALILVNIYLLSRVSFIFQPLVTMITVITVPMMLSVFFYYLLRPLVNYMEKKKINRTLSILLIYLVIAILGVFFIIGLWPSLREQLFNLVDNAPNLINSLSEQLRELEQNGAIQALFPEGSTPFSQITEYINKGFNFVTNYVSGFFSLVSSFAIILFTLPILLFYMLLQGEKFGRKLAHIAPKRFQNDSREVVLEIDQALSGFIVGRVLVNLALGVLMYIGFLIIGLPYALLLTVIAVIMNFVPFIGAIVSSVPIVIMGLVVSPSVAIWSLIIILVAQQIQDNLVAPYVFGKKLDIHPLTTIILVLGAGDLGGIIAILIIIPVYMIVKILLVRIYTMFFKDKWQNA, encoded by the coding sequence TTGTTAAAAACAAATTCATTTGTCAGGTTCAGTATCGCACTGGCGCTGATATTGGTTAATATCTATTTATTATCACGTGTGAGCTTCATCTTTCAGCCGCTCGTCACCATGATCACGGTGATCACCGTGCCGATGATGTTGTCGGTGTTCTTTTATTATCTGTTAAGGCCACTTGTGAATTATATGGAGAAAAAGAAAATCAATCGCACACTAAGTATTTTGCTAATCTACTTGGTTATTGCTATTCTGGGAGTGTTCTTCATCATTGGCTTATGGCCATCGTTACGTGAGCAACTGTTCAATCTGGTCGATAACGCACCGAATCTAATCAATTCATTAAGTGAACAGCTGAGAGAGCTGGAGCAGAATGGTGCCATTCAAGCCTTGTTCCCCGAGGGCTCAACACCTTTCTCTCAGATTACGGAGTATATCAACAAAGGATTTAACTTTGTGACCAACTATGTAAGTGGATTTTTCTCACTCGTTTCCAGTTTTGCGATCATCTTGTTTACATTACCGATCCTATTGTTCTACATGCTGTTACAAGGTGAGAAATTTGGCCGTAAACTGGCACATATTGCTCCAAAACGTTTCCAAAATGACAGCCGTGAAGTTGTGCTTGAGATTGATCAGGCCCTGAGTGGTTTTATTGTGGGCAGAGTCCTGGTAAATCTGGCGCTGGGTGTACTGATGTATATTGGTTTCCTGATTATTGGACTGCCGTACGCATTACTGCTCACAGTAATCGCGGTCATCATGAACTTTGTTCCGTTTATCGGAGCAATTGTGTCGTCTGTCCCTATTGTGATCATGGGTCTCGTGGTATCGCCATCCGTTGCCATCTGGTCTCTGATTATTATTCTTGTCGCTCAGCAGATTCAGGACAACCTGGTTGCACCGTACGTATTTGGCAAAAAGCTCGATATTCACCCGCTTACGACGATTATTCTGGTCTTGGGTGCAGGGGACCTGGGTGGAATTATTGCCATCCTGATTATTATCCCGGTGTATATGATCGTTAAAATTCTTTTGGTTCGAATCTATACTATGTTCTTCAAGGACAAATGGCAGAATGCCTAG
- a CDS encoding response regulator transcription factor, with the protein MRYTVLIADDEPEIVELLQLYLEKDYTIKTAVNGAEALQTIRSTQIDLVILDIMMPVMDGLQLIKQIRATHHMPVLFLSAKSQDHDKILGLGLGADDYIAKPFNPLEIVARVEALLRRVNHFDATEIPEAKEQNLVLGDLTLDRSQCILFRSGSPVTLTSTEYKIMELLLDQPGRVFTRKKIYEAVWGDYYAHEDSTIMVHISNIREKIERDSRQPEYLKTIRGLGYKIEAPMES; encoded by the coding sequence ATGAGATACACCGTATTAATTGCAGATGACGAACCAGAGATTGTTGAACTGCTTCAACTATATCTGGAGAAGGACTATACCATTAAGACTGCGGTGAATGGAGCCGAGGCGTTACAAACCATACGTTCAACACAGATCGATCTGGTCATACTCGACATCATGATGCCTGTAATGGATGGATTGCAGTTGATCAAACAGATCAGAGCCACACATCACATGCCTGTACTGTTCCTATCCGCTAAAAGTCAGGATCACGATAAAATCCTTGGATTGGGACTTGGGGCAGATGATTATATAGCGAAGCCATTCAACCCGCTTGAGATTGTCGCCAGGGTAGAGGCGTTGCTCAGAAGAGTCAATCATTTTGATGCAACGGAGATCCCTGAAGCGAAAGAACAGAATCTGGTTTTAGGTGATCTGACGCTGGATCGATCCCAATGTATCCTTTTTCGTTCAGGAAGTCCTGTAACATTAACCTCTACAGAGTATAAAATTATGGAATTGTTGCTCGATCAACCTGGCCGAGTGTTCACCCGTAAAAAAATATACGAAGCGGTCTGGGGCGATTATTATGCGCACGAGGACAGCACGATTATGGTACATATCAGCAACATTCGGGAGAAGATTGAACGTGACTCCAGACAACCGGAATATCTCAAAACGATAAGGGGACTGGGATACAAAATTGAAGCGCCCATGGAAAGCTAG
- a CDS encoding acyl--CoA ligase, with translation MNFEQWISPESYNLTSEMENHPSDRIALRWLSDQRELEEITYGDLFKQANRLAGGLRELGLEKGDRVLVMVPRRIIAYVIYIACLKLGIAVIPSSEMLRAKDLEYRLRHSEARAVIVWSETTSELEKMDADLPSLAHRIVASPNGEVGVPAEGWVNVHQLMQNQPDEMAAVETHRDDTAILAYTSGTTGNPKGVVHSHGWGYAHLRIASSLWLDIQPSDTVWATAAPGWQKWIWSPFLSVLGRGATGLVYNGSFQPKRYLELMQEHQINVLCCTPTEYRLMAKADDLGHYDLSHLRSAVSAGEPLNQEVIEIFQRHFDLTIRDGYGQTESTLLIGSLKDAPVRIGSMGQSITPGLIEIIDDEGQPVPPGEVGDIAVHKEMPALFRSYYQDEGRKEASQRGDYFVTGDRARKDEEGYFWFEGRSDDIIISSGYTIGPFEVEEALMKHASVKECAVVASPDEIRGNIVKAFVVLRDDSLASPELMRELQHHVKEITAPYKYPRKIEFVTDLPKTNSGKIRRIELREQEKRNGHA, from the coding sequence TTGAACTTTGAACAGTGGATTTCGCCTGAAAGCTATAACCTGACATCCGAGATGGAGAATCATCCATCAGACCGGATTGCACTTAGATGGCTCAGCGATCAACGAGAATTGGAAGAGATCACGTATGGTGATTTATTCAAGCAGGCGAATCGTCTTGCTGGAGGATTGCGTGAACTTGGATTAGAGAAGGGTGATCGGGTGTTGGTCATGGTACCACGCCGTATTATTGCCTATGTCATTTATATCGCTTGTCTGAAACTGGGGATTGCCGTTATTCCTTCCTCCGAGATGTTACGGGCAAAAGATCTGGAATATCGTCTGCGTCACTCTGAGGCGCGGGCTGTTATTGTATGGTCCGAGACGACCTCGGAATTGGAAAAGATGGACGCGGATCTGCCGTCACTGGCACATCGCATCGTGGCATCACCGAATGGTGAAGTTGGCGTACCTGCCGAAGGTTGGGTGAATGTGCATCAGTTAATGCAGAATCAACCCGATGAGATGGCTGCGGTGGAAACACACCGTGATGATACGGCTATCCTTGCTTATACTTCGGGCACAACAGGTAATCCCAAAGGAGTTGTACATAGCCACGGTTGGGGATATGCCCACCTGCGGATCGCTTCTTCATTATGGCTGGATATTCAACCTTCAGATACCGTATGGGCAACGGCTGCACCTGGCTGGCAAAAATGGATCTGGAGCCCATTCCTGTCGGTACTCGGAAGAGGCGCGACTGGCTTGGTCTACAATGGATCATTCCAGCCCAAGCGTTACCTGGAACTGATGCAAGAACATCAAATTAATGTCCTTTGCTGTACACCAACGGAATATCGGTTGATGGCCAAAGCCGATGATCTTGGACATTATGACCTGTCTCATCTGCGCAGTGCAGTTTCAGCAGGTGAACCGCTCAACCAGGAAGTTATTGAAATCTTCCAGCGTCACTTTGACCTGACTATTCGGGACGGATATGGACAGACCGAGAGCACGTTGTTAATCGGCAGTCTCAAAGATGCGCCTGTACGTATTGGCTCGATGGGTCAGTCGATTACACCTGGGTTGATTGAAATTATTGACGATGAGGGACAACCTGTGCCTCCGGGTGAAGTAGGAGATATCGCGGTACACAAAGAGATGCCAGCTTTGTTCCGGTCCTATTATCAGGATGAGGGACGTAAGGAAGCGAGTCAGCGTGGCGATTATTTTGTAACAGGAGACCGTGCACGTAAAGACGAAGAAGGTTACTTCTGGTTTGAAGGCCGCAGTGACGATATCATCATTAGTTCGGGTTACACGATTGGACCATTCGAAGTGGAAGAAGCACTTATGAAACACGCTAGCGTTAAGGAATGCGCGGTGGTTGCGAGTCCGGATGAGATCCGCGGTAATATTGTCAAAGCTTTTGTCGTGTTGAGAGACGATTCACTGGCTTCACCGGAACTGATGCGTGAATTGCAACACCACGTCAAAGAAATCACAGCACCTTATAAATATCCACGTAAGATCGAATTTGTTACAGATCTGCCAAAGACCAACTCTGGTAAAATCCGCCGGATCGAGTTACGTGAACAAGAAAAACGTAATGGTCATGCGTAG